In a genomic window of Chrysemys picta bellii isolate R12L10 chromosome 1, ASM1138683v2, whole genome shotgun sequence:
- the LOC101952988 gene encoding C-type lectin domain family 4 member A, whose translation MASEITYAEVKFKNAPPPAEAKAHPEKRISQSAPQKHTQWLPWLIAALLLLLAVSLLIALIVTQVGLRTNQSCEEYEMVRQYLRNRNCVEEEPEGKEQVWTCCPRGWELFQASCYYFSNDIMTWDDSERNCTGMGSHLGVINTGAEQDFIFTRVNGTVTGSEGRNYCIGLIDKEKKGQWCWVDETPYNNTATFWRPEEPSPHNNENCVVMHVPGEQNTHGNRNWNNVPCSSACHRICETATLRF comes from the exons ATGGCGTCGGAGATCACCTACGCCGAGGTGAAGTTTAAGAATGCACCACCACCTGCAGAGGCCAAAG CACACCCAGAGAAGAGAATATCCCAGAGTGCACCCCAGAAGCACACCCAGTGGCTCCCATGGCTGATTGCTGCACTATTGCTGCTATTGGCTGTCTCTCTCCTCATCGCCCTCATTG TTACCCAAGTTGGCCTCAGGACAAATCAAAGTTGTGAAGAGTACGagatggtgaggcaatatctcAGGAACAGGAACTGTGTTGAAGAAGAACCTGAAGGGAAAG AGCAAgtctggacgtgctgccccaggggctgggagctctttCAGGCCAGCTGCTACTACTTCTCTAATGACATCATGACCTGGGATGACAGTGAGAGGAACTGCACAGGGATGGGCTCCCACCTGGGGGTGATCAACACAGGAGCTGAGCAG GATTTCATCTTCACTCGAGTAAATGGAACAGTTACAGGCAGCGAAGGAAGGAATTACTGTATTGGTCTGATTGATAAGGAGAAGAAAGGACAGTGGTGCTGGGTGGATGAGACTCCATATAACAATACTGCAAC GTTCTGGAGACCTGAGGAACCCAGTCCTCACAACAATGAGAACTGTGTTGTCATGCATGTGCCGGGAGAACAAAATACACATGGTAACAGGAATTGGAATAACGTTCCTTGTTCCAGTGCATGTCATCGAATTTGTGAGACTGCAACACTTAGATTTTGA